Proteins encoded by one window of Sorex araneus isolate mSorAra2 chromosome 3, mSorAra2.pri, whole genome shotgun sequence:
- the KDM6B gene encoding lysine-specific demethylase 6B isoform X1, which translates to MHRAVDPPGARTAREAFALGGLSCAGAWSSCPPHPPPRSAWLPSGRCSASIGQPPLPAPLPPSHGSSSGHPNKPYYAPGTPTPRPLHGKLESLHGCVQALLREPAQPGLWEQLGQLYESEHDNEEAIRCYHSSLRYGGSLPELGPRLSRLQQAQLWNFHAGSCQHRAKVLPPLEQVWNLLHLEHKRSYGAKRGGPPVKRAAELPVVQPMPPAALSGPSGEEGLSPGGKRRRGCSSEQTGLPPGLPLPPPPLPPPPPPPPPPPPPPPPLPGLATSPPFQLTKPGLWSTLHGDAWGPERKGSAPPERQDQRHLLPHPYTYPAPAYTAHPPGHRLVPAAPPGPGPRPPGAESHGCPPATRPPGSDLRESRVQRSRMDSSVSPAATTACVPYAPSRPPGLPGTTTSSSSSSSSSSNTGLRGVEPSPGITGADHYQTPALEVSSHQGHLGPSTHSSRKPFLAAPATTPHLPLPPGPPSPPPPCPRLLRPSPSPAWLKGPACRAAREDGEILEELFFGAEGRHRPPPPPLPQREGFLGPPAPRFSVGTQDSHTPPTPPTTTSSSSSNSGSHNSSPTGPVPFPPPPYLARNMDPLPRPPSPILSPQDPPLAPLTLALPPAPPSSCHQNTSGSFRRPESPRPRISFPKTPEVGPGASPGPLNKPPQPVPPRVGELPARGPRLFDFPPTPLEDQFEEPAEFKILPDGLANIMKMLDESIRKEEEQQQQQEAGVGPPPPLKEPFPPLQSAFPTDTSPSDTAATTAAAATTTTTTTAATTTTTAAVTPATQEEEKKPPPALPPPPPLAKFPPPPQPQPPPPPLPLPASPANLLKSLASVLEGQKYCYRGTGAAVSTRPGPLPTTQYSPGPPSGATAPPPTSVAPCAQGSPQPSASSSSQFSTSGGPWAREHRAGEELAPGPMPPAPPPPPLPMPPTRSESEVLEEISRACETLVERVGRSAADSADPVDTAVPVDSVTERLLQPAQAKEESCGVVAAAGAGSSKRRQKEHQKEHQKEHRRHRRACKDSVGRRTHEGRAKAKAKAPKEKSRRVLGNLDLQSEEIQGREKARPDLGGASKAKPPTATVSLPAPVPTAQPTPPAAPVPGKKPREEVPGPPGVSRADMLKLRSLSEGPPKELKIRLIKVESGDKETFIASEVEERRLRMADLTISHCAADVVRASKNAKVKGKFRESYLSPTQSVKPKINTDEKLPREKLNPPTPSIYLESKRDAFSPVLLQFCTDPRNPITVIRGLAGSLRLNLGLFSTKTLVEASGEHTVEVRTQVQQPSDENWDLTGTRQIWPCESSRSHTTIAKYAQYQASSFQESLQEEKESEDEESEEPDSTTGTPPSSSTPDPKNHHIIKFGTNIDLSDAKRWKPQLQELLKLPAFMRVTSTGNMLSHVGHTILGMNTVQLYMKVPGSRTPGHQENNNFCSVNINIGPGDCEWFAVHEHYWETISAFCDRHGVDYLTGSWWPILDDLYASNIPVYRFVQRPGDLVWINAGTVHWVQATGWCNNIAWNVGPLTAYQYQLALERYEWNEVKNVKSIVPMIHVSWNVARTVKISDPDLFKMIKFCLLQSMKHCQVQRESLVRAGKKIAYQGRVKDEPAYYCNECDVEVFNILFVTSENGSRNTYLVHCEACARRRSAGLQGVVVLEQYRTEELAQAYDAFTLAPASSSR; encoded by the exons ATGCATCGGGCAGTGGACCCTCCAGGGGCCCGCACTGCACGGGAAGCCTTTGCCCTTGGGGGCTTGAGCTGTGCTGGGGCCTGGAGCTCCTGCCCGCCCCATCCTCCTCCTCGAAGTGCATGGCTGCCCTCAGGCAG GTGCTCTGCCAGCATTGGGCAgcccccactccctgctcccCTACCCCCATCACATGGCAGTAGCTCTGGGCACCCCAACAAACCATATTATGCTCCAGG GACACCCACCCCAAGACCCCTCCATGGGAAGCTGGAATCACTGCATGGCTGTGTGCAGGCATTGCTCCGGGAGCCAGCCCAGCCAGGACTGTGGGAGCAGCTTGGGCAGCTGTACGAGTCAGAGCATGACAATGAAGAGGCCATACGCTGCTACCACAGCTCCCTTCGTTATGGGGGAAGCTTGCCTGAACTGGGGCCCCGCCTCAGCCGACTACAGCAG GCCCAGCTCTGGAATTTTCATGCTGGTTCCTGCCAGCATCGAGCCAAGGTCCTGCCCCCCCTGGAGCAAGTGTGGAACTTGCTGCACCTTGAG CACAAGCGGAGTTACGGAGCCAAGCGGGGCGGTCCCCCAGTGAAGCGAGCTGCTGAACTCCCCGTGGTGCAGCCTATGCCCCCTGCAGCACTCTCAGGCCCCTCGGGAGAGGAAGGCCTCAGCCCTGGAGGCAAGCGCAGGAGAGGCTGCAGCTCTGAGCAG ACTGGCCTTCCCCCAGGGCTGCCGCTGCCTCCACCACCATtgccaccacccccaccgccaccacctccacccccgccaccacctccacccctgcccgGCCTAGCCACCAGCCCGCCATTTCAGCTGACCAAGCCAGGGCTGTGGAGTACCTTGCATGGAGATGCCTGGGGCCCCGAGCGCAAGGGATCAGCACCCCCAGAGCGCCAG GATCAACGGCACTTGCTGCCTCACCCATACACATATCCAGCTCCAGCCTACACTGCACACCCCCCTGGCCACCGGCTGGTCCCGGCTGcacccccaggcccaggcccccgccccccaggagcaGAGAGCCATGGCTGCCCGCCTGCCACCCGTCCCCCCGGAAGTGACCTTAGAGAGAGCAGAGTTCAGAGGTCGCGGATGGACTCCAGCGTTTCACCAGCAGCAACCACCGCCTGCGTGCCTTACGCCCCTTCCCGGCCCCCTGGCCTCCCTGGCACTACCAccagcagcagtagcagcagcagcagcagcagcaacactgGTCTCCGGGGCGTGGAGCCAAGCCCAGGCATT ACCGGCGCTGACCATTACCAAACTCCTGCGCTCGAGGTCTCCTCTCACCAAGGCCACCTGGGGCCCTCCACACACAGCAGTCGGAAACCATTCCTGGCGGCTCCTGCTACcactccccacctgcccctgccaCCTGGCCCCCCCTCACCTCCACCACCCTGTCCCCGCCTCTTACGCCCttcaccctcccctgcctggctGAAGGGCCCGGCTTGTCGGGCAGCCCGAGAGGATGGAGAGATCTTAGAGGAGCTCTTCTTTGGGGCTGAGGGACGCCAccgccctcctcccccgcccctcccccaacgCGAGGGCTTCTTGGGGCCCCCGGCCCCTCGCTTTTCTGTGGGCACTCAGGATTCTCacacccctcccactcccccaaccaccaccagcagcagcagcagcaacagtgGCAGCCACAATAGCAGCCCAACTGGGCctgtgcccttccccccacctccctatctGGCCAGAAATATGGACCCCCTTCCCCGGCCTCCCAGCCCAATACTGAGTCCCCAGGACCCACCTCTTGCACCCCTAACTCTtgccctgcctccagccccaccctcctcctgccaccAAAATACCTCAGGAAGCTTCAggcgcccggagagccctcggcCCAGGATCTCCTTCCCAAAGACCCCCGAGGTGGGGCCAGGGGCATCCCCAGGCCCCCTAAATAAACCCCCCCAGCCTGTGCCGCCTAGAGTTGGGGAGCTGCCTGCCCGAGGCCCACGACTCTTTGATTTCCCCCCTACCCCACTGGAGGACCAGTTTGAGGAGCCAGCTGAATTCAAGATCTTACCTGATGGTCTGGCCAACATCATGAAGATGCTGGATGAATCCATTCgtaaggaggaggagcagcagcagcagcaggaggcagGTGTGGGCCCTCCGCCCCCCTTGAAGGAGCCCTTCCCACCTCTGCAGTCTGCATTCCCCACTGACACATCCCCAAGCGACACTGCTGCCACCACTGCTGcggccgccaccaccaccaccaccaccaccgccgccaccaccaccaccaccgctgcCGTCACCCCAGCTAcacaggaagaggagaagaagccACCACCAGCCCTACCGCCACCACCACCTCTCGCCAAGTttcctccacccccccagccacagcccccgccacccccattaCCCCTACCAGCCAGCCCAGCCAATTTGCTCAAATCCTTGGCCTCCGTGCTAGAGGGACAAAAGTACTGTTACCGGGGAACTGGAGCAGCTGTTTCCACCCGGCCTGGGCCCTTGCCCACTACTCAGTATTCCCCTGGTCCCCCATCAGGTGCTACTGCCCCACCACCCACCTCAGTGGccccctgtgcccagggctccccaCAGCCCTCTGCTTCCTCTTCATCTCAGTTCTCTACCTCAGGTGGGCCCTGGGCCCGGGAGCACAGGGCAGGCGAAGAGCTAGCCCCAGGCcccatgccccccgccccgccgcccccacccctcccaatgCCCCCTACTCGCTCTGAGTCTGAGGTGCTAGAAGAGATCAGTCGGGCTTGTGAGACCCTTGTAGAGCGGGTGGGCCGGAGTGCTGCAGACTCAGCAGATCCAGTGGACACTGCAGTCCCAGTGGACAGTGTGACTGAGCGGCTGCTACAGCCTGCCCAGGCCAAGGAAGAGAGCTGTGGGGTAGTGGCAGCTGCAGGAGCAGGCAGCAGCAAGCGGCGGCAGAAGGAGCACCAGAAAGAGCACCAGAAAGAGCACCGACGGCACAGGCGGGCCTGTAAGGACAGTGTGGGTCGGCGGACTCATGAAGGCAGGGCCAAAGCCAAGGCCAAGGCTCCCAAAGAAAAGAGCCGCAGGGTGCTGGGCAACCTGGACTTGCAGAGTGAGGAGATTCAGGGTCGGGAGAAAGCCCGGCCCGATCTTGGCGGGGCCTCCAAGGCCAAGCCACCCACAGCTACAGTGTCCCTACCAGCTCCCGTACCCACTGCTCAGCCCacccccccagcagcccctgtCCCTGGGAAGAAGCCTCGGGAGGAAGTTCCAGGGCCACCTGGTGTCAGCCGGGCTGACATGTTGAAGCTGCGCTCACTTAGTGAAGGGCCCCCCAAGGAGCTGAAGATCCGGCTCATCAAGGTAGAGAGCGGTGACAAGGAGACCTTTATTGCCTCTGAGGTGGAAGAGCGAAGGCTTCGAATGGCTGACCTCACCATCAGCCACTGTGCTGCTGACGTTGTGCGTGCCAGCAA GAATGCCAAGGTGAAAGGGAAGTTTCGAGAGTCCTACCTTTCCCCTACCCAGTCTGTGAAACCGAAGATCAACACTGATGAGAAGCTGCCCCGGgaaaaactcaacccacccacacCCAGCATCTAT CTGGAGAGCAAACGAGATGCCTTCTCACCAGTGCTGCTGCAATTCTGTACAGACCCCCGAAAccccatcactgtcatccggggCCTGGCAGGCTCCCTCCGGCTCA ACTTGGGCCTTTTCTCCACAAAAACGCTGGTGGAGGCAAGTGGTGAGCACACCGTGGAGGTGCGCACCCAGGTGCAGCAGCCCTCAGATGAGAACTGGGATCTAACGGGCACGCGCCAGATTTGGCCCTGTGAGAGTTCCCGTTCCCACACCACCATTGCCAAGTATGCACAGTACCAGGCCTCATCTTTCCAGGAGTCCTTGCAG gaggagaaggagagtgaGGATGAGGAATCAGAGGAGCCAGACAGCACCACAGGAACTCCTCCTAG CAGCAGCACCCCAGACCCGAAGAACCATCATATTATCAAATTTGGCACCAATATCGACCTGTCTGATGCCAAGCG GTGGAAGCCCCAGCTGCAGGAGCTGCTGAAGCTTCCCGCCTTTATGCGGGTAACATCCACAGGCAACATGCTGAGCCACGTGGGCCACACCATCCTGGGCATGAACACTGTACAGCTGTATATGAAGGTCCCTGGCAGCCGCACACCAG GCCACCAAGAGAACAATAATTTCTGCTCTGTCAACATTAACATTGGCCCTGGTGACTGCGAATGGTTCGCGGtccatgagcactactgggaaaCCATCAGCGCCTTCTGTGACCG GCACGGCGTGGACTACCTGACGGGTTCCTGGTGGCCCATCCTGGATGACCTCTATGCTTCCAATATCCCTGTGTATCGCTTCGTGCAGCGCCCCGGAGACCTCGTGTGGATTAACGCAGGAACCGTGCACTGGGTGCAGGCCACTGGCTGGTGCAACAACATTGCCTGGAACGTGGGGCCACTCACCG CCTATCAGTACCAGCTGGCCCTGGAACGATATGAGTGGAACGAGGTGAAGAACGTCAAATCCATTGTGCCCATGATTCATGTGTCCTGGAATGTGGCTCGAACGGTCAAAATCAGCGACCCCGACTTGTTCAAGATGATCAA GTTCTGCCTCCTGCAGTCCATGAAGCACTGTCAGGTGCAACGAGAGAGTCTGGTGCGGGCTGGGAAGAAAATCGCCTACCAGGGCCGGGTTAAGGACGAACCGGCTTACTACTGCAATGAGTGCGAC GTGGAAGTGTTCAACATCCTGTTTGTGACGAGTGAGAACGGCAGCCGCAACACGTATTTGGTGCATTGCGAGGCCTGCGCCCGGCGCCGCAGCGCGGGCCTCCAGGGCGTGGTGGTGCTGGAGCAGTACCGCACTGAGGAGCTGGCACAGGCCTACGACGCCTTCACGCTG GCCCCAGCCAGCTCGTCGCGGTGA
- the KDM6B gene encoding lysine-specific demethylase 6B isoform X3 — translation MHRAVDPPGARTAREAFALGGLSCAGAWSSCPPHPPPRSAWLPSGRCSASIGQPPLPAPLPPSHGSSSGHPNKPYYAPGTPTPRPLHGKLESLHGCVQALLREPAQPGLWEQLGQLYESEHDNEEAIRCYHSSLRYGGSLPELGPRLSRLQQAQLWNFHAGSCQHRAKVLPPLEQVWNLLHLEHKRSYGAKRGGPPVKRAAELPVVQPMPPAALSGPSGEEGLSPGGKRRRGCSSEQLTKPGLWSTLHGDAWGPERKGSAPPERQDQRHLLPHPYTYPAPAYTAHPPGHRLVPAAPPGPGPRPPGAESHGCPPATRPPGSDLRESRVQRSRMDSSVSPAATTACVPYAPSRPPGLPGTTTSSSSSSSSSSNTGLRGVEPSPGITGADHYQTPALEVSSHQGHLGPSTHSSRKPFLAAPATTPHLPLPPGPPSPPPPCPRLLRPSPSPAWLKGPACRAAREDGEILEELFFGAEGRHRPPPPPLPQREGFLGPPAPRFSVGTQDSHTPPTPPTTTSSSSSNSGSHNSSPTGPVPFPPPPYLARNMDPLPRPPSPILSPQDPPLAPLTLALPPAPPSSCHQNTSGSFRRPESPRPRISFPKTPEVGPGASPGPLNKPPQPVPPRVGELPARGPRLFDFPPTPLEDQFEEPAEFKILPDGLANIMKMLDESIRKEEEQQQQQEAGVGPPPPLKEPFPPLQSAFPTDTSPSDTAATTAAAATTTTTTTAATTTTTAAVTPATQEEEKKPPPALPPPPPLAKFPPPPQPQPPPPPLPLPASPANLLKSLASVLEGQKYCYRGTGAAVSTRPGPLPTTQYSPGPPSGATAPPPTSVAPCAQGSPQPSASSSSQFSTSGGPWAREHRAGEELAPGPMPPAPPPPPLPMPPTRSESEVLEEISRACETLVERVGRSAADSADPVDTAVPVDSVTERLLQPAQAKEESCGVVAAAGAGSSKRRQKEHQKEHQKEHRRHRRACKDSVGRRTHEGRAKAKAKAPKEKSRRVLGNLDLQSEEIQGREKARPDLGGASKAKPPTATVSLPAPVPTAQPTPPAAPVPGKKPREEVPGPPGVSRADMLKLRSLSEGPPKELKIRLIKVESGDKETFIASEVEERRLRMADLTISHCAADVVRASKNAKVKGKFRESYLSPTQSVKPKINTDEKLPREKLNPPTPSIYLESKRDAFSPVLLQFCTDPRNPITVIRGLAGSLRLNLGLFSTKTLVEASGEHTVEVRTQVQQPSDENWDLTGTRQIWPCESSRSHTTIAKYAQYQASSFQESLQEEKESEDEESEEPDSTTGTPPSSSTPDPKNHHIIKFGTNIDLSDAKRWKPQLQELLKLPAFMRVTSTGNMLSHVGHTILGMNTVQLYMKVPGSRTPGHQENNNFCSVNINIGPGDCEWFAVHEHYWETISAFCDRHGVDYLTGSWWPILDDLYASNIPVYRFVQRPGDLVWINAGTVHWVQATGWCNNIAWNVGPLTAYQYQLALERYEWNEVKNVKSIVPMIHVSWNVARTVKISDPDLFKMIKFCLLQSMKHCQVQRESLVRAGKKIAYQGRVKDEPAYYCNECDVEVFNILFVTSENGSRNTYLVHCEACARRRSAGLQGVVVLEQYRTEELAQAYDAFTLAPASSSR, via the exons ATGCATCGGGCAGTGGACCCTCCAGGGGCCCGCACTGCACGGGAAGCCTTTGCCCTTGGGGGCTTGAGCTGTGCTGGGGCCTGGAGCTCCTGCCCGCCCCATCCTCCTCCTCGAAGTGCATGGCTGCCCTCAGGCAG GTGCTCTGCCAGCATTGGGCAgcccccactccctgctcccCTACCCCCATCACATGGCAGTAGCTCTGGGCACCCCAACAAACCATATTATGCTCCAGG GACACCCACCCCAAGACCCCTCCATGGGAAGCTGGAATCACTGCATGGCTGTGTGCAGGCATTGCTCCGGGAGCCAGCCCAGCCAGGACTGTGGGAGCAGCTTGGGCAGCTGTACGAGTCAGAGCATGACAATGAAGAGGCCATACGCTGCTACCACAGCTCCCTTCGTTATGGGGGAAGCTTGCCTGAACTGGGGCCCCGCCTCAGCCGACTACAGCAG GCCCAGCTCTGGAATTTTCATGCTGGTTCCTGCCAGCATCGAGCCAAGGTCCTGCCCCCCCTGGAGCAAGTGTGGAACTTGCTGCACCTTGAG CACAAGCGGAGTTACGGAGCCAAGCGGGGCGGTCCCCCAGTGAAGCGAGCTGCTGAACTCCCCGTGGTGCAGCCTATGCCCCCTGCAGCACTCTCAGGCCCCTCGGGAGAGGAAGGCCTCAGCCCTGGAGGCAAGCGCAGGAGAGGCTGCAGCTCTGAGCAG CTGACCAAGCCAGGGCTGTGGAGTACCTTGCATGGAGATGCCTGGGGCCCCGAGCGCAAGGGATCAGCACCCCCAGAGCGCCAG GATCAACGGCACTTGCTGCCTCACCCATACACATATCCAGCTCCAGCCTACACTGCACACCCCCCTGGCCACCGGCTGGTCCCGGCTGcacccccaggcccaggcccccgccccccaggagcaGAGAGCCATGGCTGCCCGCCTGCCACCCGTCCCCCCGGAAGTGACCTTAGAGAGAGCAGAGTTCAGAGGTCGCGGATGGACTCCAGCGTTTCACCAGCAGCAACCACCGCCTGCGTGCCTTACGCCCCTTCCCGGCCCCCTGGCCTCCCTGGCACTACCAccagcagcagtagcagcagcagcagcagcagcaacactgGTCTCCGGGGCGTGGAGCCAAGCCCAGGCATT ACCGGCGCTGACCATTACCAAACTCCTGCGCTCGAGGTCTCCTCTCACCAAGGCCACCTGGGGCCCTCCACACACAGCAGTCGGAAACCATTCCTGGCGGCTCCTGCTACcactccccacctgcccctgccaCCTGGCCCCCCCTCACCTCCACCACCCTGTCCCCGCCTCTTACGCCCttcaccctcccctgcctggctGAAGGGCCCGGCTTGTCGGGCAGCCCGAGAGGATGGAGAGATCTTAGAGGAGCTCTTCTTTGGGGCTGAGGGACGCCAccgccctcctcccccgcccctcccccaacgCGAGGGCTTCTTGGGGCCCCCGGCCCCTCGCTTTTCTGTGGGCACTCAGGATTCTCacacccctcccactcccccaaccaccaccagcagcagcagcagcaacagtgGCAGCCACAATAGCAGCCCAACTGGGCctgtgcccttccccccacctccctatctGGCCAGAAATATGGACCCCCTTCCCCGGCCTCCCAGCCCAATACTGAGTCCCCAGGACCCACCTCTTGCACCCCTAACTCTtgccctgcctccagccccaccctcctcctgccaccAAAATACCTCAGGAAGCTTCAggcgcccggagagccctcggcCCAGGATCTCCTTCCCAAAGACCCCCGAGGTGGGGCCAGGGGCATCCCCAGGCCCCCTAAATAAACCCCCCCAGCCTGTGCCGCCTAGAGTTGGGGAGCTGCCTGCCCGAGGCCCACGACTCTTTGATTTCCCCCCTACCCCACTGGAGGACCAGTTTGAGGAGCCAGCTGAATTCAAGATCTTACCTGATGGTCTGGCCAACATCATGAAGATGCTGGATGAATCCATTCgtaaggaggaggagcagcagcagcagcaggaggcagGTGTGGGCCCTCCGCCCCCCTTGAAGGAGCCCTTCCCACCTCTGCAGTCTGCATTCCCCACTGACACATCCCCAAGCGACACTGCTGCCACCACTGCTGcggccgccaccaccaccaccaccaccaccgccgccaccaccaccaccaccgctgcCGTCACCCCAGCTAcacaggaagaggagaagaagccACCACCAGCCCTACCGCCACCACCACCTCTCGCCAAGTttcctccacccccccagccacagcccccgccacccccattaCCCCTACCAGCCAGCCCAGCCAATTTGCTCAAATCCTTGGCCTCCGTGCTAGAGGGACAAAAGTACTGTTACCGGGGAACTGGAGCAGCTGTTTCCACCCGGCCTGGGCCCTTGCCCACTACTCAGTATTCCCCTGGTCCCCCATCAGGTGCTACTGCCCCACCACCCACCTCAGTGGccccctgtgcccagggctccccaCAGCCCTCTGCTTCCTCTTCATCTCAGTTCTCTACCTCAGGTGGGCCCTGGGCCCGGGAGCACAGGGCAGGCGAAGAGCTAGCCCCAGGCcccatgccccccgccccgccgcccccacccctcccaatgCCCCCTACTCGCTCTGAGTCTGAGGTGCTAGAAGAGATCAGTCGGGCTTGTGAGACCCTTGTAGAGCGGGTGGGCCGGAGTGCTGCAGACTCAGCAGATCCAGTGGACACTGCAGTCCCAGTGGACAGTGTGACTGAGCGGCTGCTACAGCCTGCCCAGGCCAAGGAAGAGAGCTGTGGGGTAGTGGCAGCTGCAGGAGCAGGCAGCAGCAAGCGGCGGCAGAAGGAGCACCAGAAAGAGCACCAGAAAGAGCACCGACGGCACAGGCGGGCCTGTAAGGACAGTGTGGGTCGGCGGACTCATGAAGGCAGGGCCAAAGCCAAGGCCAAGGCTCCCAAAGAAAAGAGCCGCAGGGTGCTGGGCAACCTGGACTTGCAGAGTGAGGAGATTCAGGGTCGGGAGAAAGCCCGGCCCGATCTTGGCGGGGCCTCCAAGGCCAAGCCACCCACAGCTACAGTGTCCCTACCAGCTCCCGTACCCACTGCTCAGCCCacccccccagcagcccctgtCCCTGGGAAGAAGCCTCGGGAGGAAGTTCCAGGGCCACCTGGTGTCAGCCGGGCTGACATGTTGAAGCTGCGCTCACTTAGTGAAGGGCCCCCCAAGGAGCTGAAGATCCGGCTCATCAAGGTAGAGAGCGGTGACAAGGAGACCTTTATTGCCTCTGAGGTGGAAGAGCGAAGGCTTCGAATGGCTGACCTCACCATCAGCCACTGTGCTGCTGACGTTGTGCGTGCCAGCAA GAATGCCAAGGTGAAAGGGAAGTTTCGAGAGTCCTACCTTTCCCCTACCCAGTCTGTGAAACCGAAGATCAACACTGATGAGAAGCTGCCCCGGgaaaaactcaacccacccacacCCAGCATCTAT CTGGAGAGCAAACGAGATGCCTTCTCACCAGTGCTGCTGCAATTCTGTACAGACCCCCGAAAccccatcactgtcatccggggCCTGGCAGGCTCCCTCCGGCTCA ACTTGGGCCTTTTCTCCACAAAAACGCTGGTGGAGGCAAGTGGTGAGCACACCGTGGAGGTGCGCACCCAGGTGCAGCAGCCCTCAGATGAGAACTGGGATCTAACGGGCACGCGCCAGATTTGGCCCTGTGAGAGTTCCCGTTCCCACACCACCATTGCCAAGTATGCACAGTACCAGGCCTCATCTTTCCAGGAGTCCTTGCAG gaggagaaggagagtgaGGATGAGGAATCAGAGGAGCCAGACAGCACCACAGGAACTCCTCCTAG CAGCAGCACCCCAGACCCGAAGAACCATCATATTATCAAATTTGGCACCAATATCGACCTGTCTGATGCCAAGCG GTGGAAGCCCCAGCTGCAGGAGCTGCTGAAGCTTCCCGCCTTTATGCGGGTAACATCCACAGGCAACATGCTGAGCCACGTGGGCCACACCATCCTGGGCATGAACACTGTACAGCTGTATATGAAGGTCCCTGGCAGCCGCACACCAG GCCACCAAGAGAACAATAATTTCTGCTCTGTCAACATTAACATTGGCCCTGGTGACTGCGAATGGTTCGCGGtccatgagcactactgggaaaCCATCAGCGCCTTCTGTGACCG GCACGGCGTGGACTACCTGACGGGTTCCTGGTGGCCCATCCTGGATGACCTCTATGCTTCCAATATCCCTGTGTATCGCTTCGTGCAGCGCCCCGGAGACCTCGTGTGGATTAACGCAGGAACCGTGCACTGGGTGCAGGCCACTGGCTGGTGCAACAACATTGCCTGGAACGTGGGGCCACTCACCG CCTATCAGTACCAGCTGGCCCTGGAACGATATGAGTGGAACGAGGTGAAGAACGTCAAATCCATTGTGCCCATGATTCATGTGTCCTGGAATGTGGCTCGAACGGTCAAAATCAGCGACCCCGACTTGTTCAAGATGATCAA GTTCTGCCTCCTGCAGTCCATGAAGCACTGTCAGGTGCAACGAGAGAGTCTGGTGCGGGCTGGGAAGAAAATCGCCTACCAGGGCCGGGTTAAGGACGAACCGGCTTACTACTGCAATGAGTGCGAC GTGGAAGTGTTCAACATCCTGTTTGTGACGAGTGAGAACGGCAGCCGCAACACGTATTTGGTGCATTGCGAGGCCTGCGCCCGGCGCCGCAGCGCGGGCCTCCAGGGCGTGGTGGTGCTGGAGCAGTACCGCACTGAGGAGCTGGCACAGGCCTACGACGCCTTCACGCTG GCCCCAGCCAGCTCGTCGCGGTGA